AATACCAAAGCGATTAATTCCATTACACTGAAACCAGAACAAATGGCTTTTGCGCAATACTATTTTATTTCATTACTGAAATTACAAAGCAAAACGTACAGCAATTTGAATTATATGACCGCTCATAATATTATTGAGCGCGTCTTACTGTTCATTATGGCTTGTCATATTAATACCTATGTAGAGTTTAATAAGGAAAAGTTATCTCCTGCTCAACTTAAAAATGTCATTAAGTTTAATGAACTGATTAAAACCAATATTCGAAAAGAACGCAACGTACAGTTTTATGCAGATCACATGAATATTTCAGTTTCAAAGCTTACCGAAATTAGCAAGGATATTTATGGAACAACGCCTAAAAAGATTATTGCGAGTGCCGTAGTAAATGAGGTAAAGCTATTATTAAAGCACACACCTTTGACAATCAAAGAGATTGCGTATGAGTTAAACTTTGAAGATTCAAGTAATTTCACTCGCTTTTTCATTAAAGCAACAGGACTCAGTCCAAAGGAATACCGCGAGAGTTTATAACGTATATTCTCTTTTATAAAATTATATAGGCACCAATGAGTTTCATTGGTGTTTTTTTTTTGCGTCCGCGGAAGGGCTCGAACCCTCAACCCTCCGAATTAAAATCGAAAAGCACATTTCAACACTTCCAAAATCTTTCTATTTGCGACAACAAAACCGAATTAAATTCTCAAAAAACGACTTCAAACCGTATTTTTAAGTAAATATTCACTAATTAAGAGAAAAATGACAATTCTTTAGCGAGATTTGACCTTTATTTAGAAGCTAACCTACTATACATTT
The window above is part of the Myroides odoratus DSM 2801 genome. Proteins encoded here:
- a CDS encoding helix-turn-helix domain-containing protein, yielding MLSSIELKSIYGFDAGTATYLTENDHLFQQHNDVYQLLWLQKGKVSVIMSTNKKELTEGDCLFLGKNELFRLTADESYSLCYVQFTDNFYCRTEVDRHFLDKCVFFDNTKAINSITLKPEQMAFAQYYFISLLKLQSKTYSNLNYMTAHNIIERVLLFIMACHINTYVEFNKEKLSPAQLKNVIKFNELIKTNIRKERNVQFYADHMNISVSKLTEISKDIYGTTPKKIIASAVVNEVKLLLKHTPLTIKEIAYELNFEDSSNFTRFFIKATGLSPKEYRESL